From Spartinivicinus ruber, the proteins below share one genomic window:
- a CDS encoding response regulator, translating to MNNKIWYISLISLFAALGGGYWFKHQLAGDNSQHADLLMQIERNISLLMAQDIQLSPKQQPNINSQIQQLKELQLVIEQYQQQVNDVYQWHDEVKHQQFLAASYEFLEQYKRFNDLKNDIDQAFLQYSQLSTQLKNNRHLAPHIVQLSSSLLLYQLRLLPTAKQQAQKVTQFLARSADEPGFRSLSNNLWQMVSYTGFLLENLELQEAQLIKLKNNPMVDLLTQILSYHDKNVQSYQRLETIIVSAFIVTILGLVLVFSLRKNRELAQKSLQAEAATRAKSQFLANMSHEIRTPMNAIIGFTELVLQSSLNKKQVDFVRKIKISAESLLLIINDILDFSKIEAGKLEIDQVTFDLTKQLDILCNMFARRCEQKQIEMIIDDKTELAHQLIGDPLRLNQILINLVSNAIKFTEEGQVVITIENLDKQAFDQLIHNKSQASERESPTENRAYLRFSVSDTGVGIPPEKQNKLFQAFAQADSSTTRQFGGTGLGLSICKRLVELMGGGISVTSELGKGSQFSFCLPLKMELTEVICLRAPELADKHIVLVDDNSLVSDVVEHMLKATKADVITFNSAAAALTYLAKQPLCDLLIIDWCMPEMNGIELVRHLRLIPIYQKLPVVIITAFGNEKVQQQAIQVGAKDFLVKPFTTYGLWQSISQAIGLWRKTQVNQPTAKQVTSLEGIQLLLVEDNKINQLLVKEFLNNSGAVLDVAFNGLQAVNMVEQHSFDIILMDVQMPVMDGYEATRKIREMYSAELLPIVAMTANAMKGDRERCIAAGMNDYISKPIKKDLLFEVLQRQLSVALQTKSSQVNTEDKPMSNSSIDNVYAARLYTEYSNNQSDGLYPLLDIKDAINRLAGDQGMYCNLLKMFIAEYTQMAEMIVEDIHTNELTQAVDKAHALKGVAANLSAIQLQQLASNVERQLREQQLPSEKILAALIDTSKKTIEAIEQYCCKQTAIN from the coding sequence ATGAACAATAAGATTTGGTATATTTCTCTAATCAGCTTGTTTGCTGCTTTAGGGGGGGGGTATTGGTTTAAACACCAGTTAGCGGGTGATAATAGCCAACATGCTGACTTGTTGATGCAAATTGAGCGAAACATAAGCTTGCTAATGGCTCAAGATATTCAATTATCGCCCAAGCAGCAGCCTAATATTAATAGTCAAATCCAACAGTTGAAAGAGTTACAGCTGGTCATCGAGCAATATCAGCAGCAAGTAAATGATGTTTATCAATGGCATGATGAAGTTAAACATCAACAGTTTTTAGCTGCAAGCTATGAGTTTTTGGAGCAGTATAAGCGTTTCAATGATTTAAAAAATGATATCGATCAGGCTTTTTTACAATATTCTCAGCTCAGCACTCAGCTTAAAAATAACAGACATTTAGCGCCTCATATTGTACAGCTTTCAAGTAGCTTACTGTTGTATCAATTACGTTTACTTCCTACTGCTAAGCAGCAAGCGCAAAAGGTTACCCAGTTTTTAGCTCGCTCGGCAGATGAGCCGGGGTTTCGTTCGCTCTCTAATAATCTGTGGCAAATGGTATCTTACACGGGGTTTTTGCTAGAAAACTTGGAGCTACAAGAGGCGCAACTTATTAAACTGAAAAATAACCCGATGGTAGATTTGTTAACTCAAATTTTAAGTTATCACGACAAAAATGTACAAAGCTATCAGCGCTTAGAGACCATTATAGTAAGCGCCTTTATTGTAACTATTTTGGGATTAGTACTTGTTTTTAGTTTGCGAAAAAACCGTGAGTTGGCACAAAAAAGTTTACAAGCAGAAGCTGCAACCCGGGCTAAAAGCCAGTTTTTGGCAAATATGAGTCATGAAATACGCACACCAATGAATGCAATTATTGGTTTTACCGAGCTAGTATTACAAAGTAGTTTAAATAAAAAACAAGTTGATTTTGTGCGTAAAATAAAAATCTCTGCAGAGTCATTATTGCTGATTATTAATGATATTTTGGATTTTTCAAAAATAGAGGCAGGAAAGTTAGAGATTGATCAAGTCACTTTTGATTTAACTAAACAGCTGGATATATTATGCAATATGTTTGCACGTCGCTGTGAGCAAAAACAAATTGAAATGATTATTGATGATAAAACAGAACTAGCTCATCAGCTTATTGGAGATCCCTTAAGACTTAACCAAATACTCATTAACTTAGTAAGTAATGCAATAAAATTTACCGAAGAAGGGCAGGTCGTTATTACAATCGAAAATTTGGATAAACAGGCCTTTGATCAACTAATTCATAATAAAAGTCAAGCTAGTGAAAGAGAATCACCAACTGAAAACAGAGCTTATTTGCGGTTTAGTGTGAGTGATACAGGGGTTGGCATTCCACCAGAGAAACAGAATAAGTTATTTCAAGCTTTTGCTCAAGCTGACAGTTCTACGACACGACAATTTGGGGGGACGGGTTTAGGTTTAAGTATTTGCAAAAGGTTAGTTGAGCTAATGGGGGGGGGAATCAGTGTTACCAGTGAGCTTGGTAAGGGCAGTCAGTTTAGTTTTTGTCTGCCTTTAAAAATGGAACTAACGGAAGTGATATGCCTGAGAGCGCCTGAATTAGCTGACAAGCATATTGTCTTGGTTGATGATAATTCATTGGTCAGTGATGTTGTGGAACATATGTTAAAAGCGACTAAAGCAGATGTAATAACCTTTAACTCTGCCGCCGCCGCCTTGACTTATTTGGCTAAGCAACCTCTTTGTGACTTATTGATTATTGACTGGTGTATGCCAGAAATGAATGGCATTGAGTTAGTTAGGCATTTACGACTTATCCCTATCTATCAAAAATTACCTGTTGTGATAATAACGGCTTTTGGTAATGAAAAGGTTCAGCAACAGGCTATTCAAGTCGGTGCCAAAGATTTTTTGGTTAAGCCTTTCACGACTTATGGACTTTGGCAGTCTATTTCTCAAGCGATTGGTTTGTGGAGAAAGACTCAAGTAAACCAGCCAACAGCAAAACAGGTAACAAGTTTAGAAGGCATTCAGCTGTTGTTAGTAGAAGATAATAAAATTAATCAGTTGTTAGTAAAAGAGTTTCTAAATAATTCTGGTGCTGTATTGGATGTGGCTTTCAATGGTCTGCAAGCTGTGAACATGGTTGAGCAACATTCATTCGATATTATTTTAATGGATGTACAAATGCCTGTTATGGACGGTTATGAAGCAACCCGAAAAATACGTGAGATGTACTCTGCTGAATTGCTCCCTATTGTTGCTATGACTGCAAATGCAATGAAGGGTGACAGAGAACGTTGTATAGCTGCTGGAATGAACGATTATATATCAAAACCAATAAAAAAAGACTTATTATTTGAAGTGCTGCAACGACAATTATCGGTGGCATTACAAACAAAATCATCACAGGTGAACACAGAGGACAAACCCATGAGCAATAGCAGCATTGATAATGTCTATGCTGCTAGGCTTTATACAGAGTATTCTAACAACCAGAGTGATGGGTTATATCCTTTATTGGATATCAAGGATGCTATTAACCGGTTAGCAGGTGATCAGGGGATGTATTGTAATCTACTAAAAATGTTCATTGCTGAATATACTCAAATGGCTGAAATGATTGTTGAAGATATTCATACTAATGAGTTAACACAAGCAGTAGATAAAGCCCATGCGCTAAAAGGGGTTGCAGCAAATTTGTCTGCCATTCAATTACAACAGCTAGCGTCCAATGTTGAACGCCAGTTAAGAGAGCAGCAATTACCAAGTGAGAAGATATTAGCTGCTTTAATTGATACCAGTAAGAAGACAATTGAGGCTATCGAACAGTATTGTTGCAAACAAACTGCGATTAATTAA
- a CDS encoding response regulator transcription factor — protein MITPYTIAIADDHPLFRSALKQALSQGFPEATLLEADSMLSLQTVVRQFQNIDLILLDLMMPGADGLSGLIYLRSHHPAIPVAVVSASEDQSVIQQVMNQGAAGFIPKSAPLPLINKALTCIFNGEIWLPEQYANQVTNTNPERHNLTDKLASLTPQQYRVLIMMTEGLLNKQIAFDLGVSEATIKAHATAIFKKLNVRNRTQAVILMKQLAVKLPEVNTANAS, from the coding sequence ATGATAACTCCTTACACAATTGCCATTGCAGATGACCATCCTTTATTCAGGTCTGCTTTAAAGCAAGCCTTAAGCCAAGGTTTTCCAGAAGCAACACTATTGGAAGCAGACTCAATGCTAAGCCTGCAAACAGTAGTGCGTCAATTTCAAAATATCGATTTAATTTTATTAGACTTAATGATGCCTGGTGCTGATGGTTTATCAGGGCTTATTTATTTACGCAGCCATCATCCAGCCATTCCTGTTGCTGTTGTATCAGCATCTGAAGATCAAAGTGTTATCCAGCAGGTGATGAACCAAGGGGCAGCAGGCTTTATTCCCAAGTCTGCTCCGTTGCCTTTGATTAATAAGGCACTGACATGTATTTTTAATGGCGAAATATGGCTGCCAGAACAATATGCAAACCAGGTGACTAACACTAACCCTGAGCGACACAATTTAACAGACAAGCTGGCCTCATTAACCCCCCAACAATATCGAGTATTGATCATGATGACCGAAGGTTTGCTAAATAAGCAAATTGCTTTTGATCTAGGGGTTTCTGAGGCAACAATTAAAGCCCATGCTACGGCTATCTTTAAAAAACTGAATGTGCGTAACCGCACTCAAGCTGTTATTTTAATGAAGCAACTTGCTGTTAAATTGCCTGAAGTCAATACCGCAAATGCCTCCTGA
- a CDS encoding endonuclease dU, whose translation MKTLEQLIALNKHIRAIGFDDAPFKKHQHQQVNISGIICNNTRFEGMLWQTITRDGFDSTEVLIDCVKASKFHPQINVILLDGIAFGGFNIVDLPRLANELERPCITVMRKQPDLTAIKQALQNLSNWQARWQLIQNAGPIHAIHPFYFQTQGTSPNIAAQILSRLTDQGHVPEALRIAHLIGAAIKTGESSRQA comes from the coding sequence ATGAAGACACTTGAACAACTGATTGCATTAAACAAACACATCCGAGCAATTGGATTTGATGATGCGCCTTTTAAAAAGCACCAACATCAGCAAGTTAACATCAGTGGTATAATCTGTAACAACACCCGTTTTGAGGGTATGTTATGGCAAACGATTACCCGAGATGGTTTTGATTCAACTGAAGTGCTAATCGACTGTGTTAAGGCGAGTAAATTTCATCCACAAATTAATGTCATTTTACTTGATGGTATTGCCTTCGGTGGTTTTAATATTGTGGATTTGCCTCGCTTAGCTAATGAATTGGAACGCCCTTGTATTACCGTCATGAGAAAACAGCCAGATTTAACAGCAATTAAACAAGCACTACAAAACCTATCTAACTGGCAAGCCCGTTGGCAACTTATTCAAAATGCCGGGCCTATTCATGCGATACATCCTTTTTATTTTCAAACTCAAGGGACATCTCCTAATATAGCAGCACAAATTCTCTCTAGACTAACAGACCAAGGGCATGTTCCTGAAGCATTGAGAATTGCACATCTAATAGGTGCAGCCATTAAAACAGGGGAAAGTAGCCGTCAAGCTTAA
- a CDS encoding DUF3461 family protein, which yields MYEHLKSMGITAIENIDRYSLRSEAEYDILKIYYKKEKGTLFARSEKFKYPRQKKTVLVDSGTHKYKDVTEISPILRHVVDELDRVTKHDKEIIDHKKKILQDLQHLEKVVSNKIAEIEEQLKHL from the coding sequence ATGTACGAGCACTTAAAAAGTATGGGTATTACAGCTATCGAAAATATTGATCGCTACAGCCTTCGCTCAGAAGCTGAGTACGACATACTTAAAATTTACTACAAAAAAGAAAAAGGCACGCTGTTTGCTCGTAGCGAAAAATTTAAGTACCCCCGCCAAAAGAAAACCGTATTGGTTGATAGCGGTACTCACAAATATAAAGATGTAACAGAGATTTCTCCTATTTTACGGCACGTGGTAGATGAGCTAGATCGCGTCACTAAACACGATAAAGAAATCATTGATCACAAGAAAAAAATTCTTCAGGATCTGCAGCATCTAGAGAAGGTTGTTAGTAATAAAATTGCTGAAATTGAAGAGCAGCTCAAGCATCTTTAA
- the dinB gene encoding DNA polymerase IV, translating into MQQKIIHLDCDCFFAAIEVRDNPQLSGKPVAVGGAPEKRGVIATCNYEARQYGVRSAMASVYAKKRCPQLIILKPRMSYYRDISQGIQAIFHEYTDLVEPLSLDEAFLDVSDSVHCKGSATLIAEEIRQRVFETQHITISAGVAPNKFLAKIASDWRKPNGLFVITPEQVVEFIQQLPVNKIYGVGKVTTTKLKAMGVVTCGDLQQISLDTLLSKFGVFGERLFELAKGIDNRQVQPIRRRKWLSVEHTYPNDLVDWFAVQGQIPTLLADLEKRLAPKLAEGYAIGKRQVKVKFYDFTQTTLEEACLPLSLPEVLTLDNYQGLFSKAFQRGKKPVRLLGIGVGLIDLYARHPVEQLELFPLHKQ; encoded by the coding sequence GTGCAGCAGAAAATTATTCACTTAGATTGTGACTGCTTTTTTGCCGCGATTGAGGTGCGAGATAACCCTCAATTGTCAGGCAAACCAGTAGCGGTTGGAGGCGCGCCAGAGAAGCGAGGGGTTATCGCGACCTGTAATTATGAAGCACGTCAGTATGGAGTGCGTTCAGCAATGGCTTCTGTCTATGCGAAAAAACGCTGTCCTCAGTTGATTATTTTAAAACCTCGGATGTCTTATTACCGCGATATATCCCAGGGTATCCAGGCAATTTTTCATGAGTATACGGATTTGGTTGAACCACTTTCTTTGGATGAAGCTTTTTTAGATGTGTCTGACAGTGTTCATTGTAAAGGTAGTGCTACGCTAATTGCTGAGGAAATTCGCCAGAGAGTGTTTGAAACGCAGCATATTACTATTTCGGCTGGGGTGGCACCCAATAAATTCTTAGCCAAAATTGCCAGTGACTGGCGAAAGCCAAATGGTTTATTTGTAATTACGCCAGAACAGGTAGTAGAGTTTATTCAACAGCTGCCAGTTAACAAAATCTATGGGGTAGGTAAAGTTACAACAACCAAGCTGAAGGCAATGGGAGTAGTTACTTGTGGTGATTTACAACAAATTTCATTGGATACGTTACTCAGTAAATTTGGTGTATTTGGTGAACGCTTATTTGAGCTAGCAAAAGGTATTGATAACCGTCAGGTGCAGCCTATTAGGAGACGAAAGTGGTTAAGTGTTGAGCATACCTACCCTAATGACTTAGTTGACTGGTTTGCTGTACAAGGACAAATTCCAACGCTATTGGCAGATTTGGAGAAAAGACTAGCACCTAAGTTAGCAGAAGGGTATGCAATTGGTAAACGGCAGGTAAAAGTAAAGTTTTACGATTTTACTCAAACTACTTTAGAAGAAGCTTGCCTGCCCCTATCATTACCAGAGGTGTTAACCCTTGATAATTATCAAGGGTTATTTTCCAAAGCATTTCAACGGGGGAAAAAACCAGTAAGATTGCTGGGCATTGGTGTGGGGTTAATTGACTTGTATGCCAGACACCCTGTCGAGCAGTTGGAGCTATTTCCGCTGCATAAACAATAA
- a CDS encoding PAS domain-containing hybrid sensor histidine kinase/response regulator, with the protein MISGWSLAAITILYVSFIFLIAYLGDSKFKRWPKNRWLVYSLSLAVYCSSWSFYGAVGQAANNLWSFLPLYLGPILVFCFGYSLLAKIIAVAKAENITTIADFIALRYGKSRSLAVMVTLLAVISILPYIAMQLKSIVMGYTILTDGTAHASAENVAGTQTALIVTIMLAVFTILFGTRQLDVTEHHPGMMVAIAFESILKLVAFLLVGGVVTYSIYGGMSEAWQLAKTHQMTSDLFQQAINPMTFTSHMLLAMVAIICLPRQFHVMVVEHTSGQDLSRARWLFPLYLCLFPLFIIPLALTGEMYFDGQVSPDTFLISLPMALGYEQLSLIGFIGGSSAAISMVIMATIALSTMVSNDLVNPLLLRNRVNNQYHPLAMNRLLLNTRRVAIVLILFLAFVFQVSLGKVESLASIGLISLAGIGQLAPALIGIIYWHKANKKGVIIGLSLGMLTWLYTLIIPLFLEQGGSVETSKWFALVQYTWLNPSQFLFYSSLDPLNHGILVSLGMNLVGFLVGSLLTESVVSERIHPPLSLLEQNTTKWLPPKMQTSKISSNDLLALATRFVGEEKANASFQFFEAINHEQLNLNQPASPELVVHTERLLASYIGSATARLILDLATKRQHIYLSDVAMIVDEASAAIHFSREMLHVAIENISQGITVLDKDLCLVVWNSRYLEIFDYPESFIHVGKSIAEVIRYNAARGLCGPVMVEEYVANRLNYFKQGLPHRIELCWDNGTVIEVQINPLFGGGFVSTYTDITPFRRAEQVLKETNESLEIRVQQRTEELSKLNHELMQAKAEAERANHSKTRFLAAASHDLMQPLNAARLFAAMLTQQLVGTEYEQTADHLDSALKSAEGILYDLLDISKLDAGVTTANKNVFSLAELFQELTIEFSAMAQEKQIDFAVVVCHSCIYSDKRLLRRVLQNYLTNAFRYSRGRVLLGARRQGTMLSLQVWDNGVGIPDHQREIIFEEFKQLNPLQHEQAEGLGLGLAIAKRIATVLEHNLSVDSWVNKGTVFSVEVPVQAQQCITALSPQASPANNWTNTLAGKQVICVDNDLLILEGMMGLLEKWGLKTVAAPNWPLLQEELENEPDFTPDLILVDYHLADSTNGLKVVDKLWKQYQQTIPAILITADNDEGVIQRTKSAGIGYLAKPIKPAALRALMAKQIIEAVEIN; encoded by the coding sequence ATGATTTCTGGATGGTCGCTAGCTGCCATAACGATCTTATATGTGTCGTTTATATTTTTAATTGCCTACTTGGGTGACAGTAAGTTTAAGCGTTGGCCTAAAAATCGTTGGTTAGTGTATAGCTTATCGTTGGCTGTATATTGTAGCTCATGGAGCTTTTATGGTGCTGTAGGGCAAGCAGCAAATAACTTGTGGTCTTTTTTGCCGTTATACTTGGGACCTATTTTGGTATTTTGTTTTGGCTATTCATTACTTGCCAAAATTATTGCTGTTGCCAAAGCTGAAAACATTACCACTATTGCTGATTTTATTGCTTTGCGATATGGCAAATCTAGGTCTTTAGCAGTGATGGTCACGTTGCTCGCAGTTATTAGCATCCTTCCATATATTGCAATGCAACTCAAATCAATAGTTATGGGGTACACCATTTTAACGGATGGTACTGCCCATGCTTCAGCAGAAAATGTAGCAGGCACTCAAACAGCACTAATTGTCACTATCATGTTGGCAGTATTTACGATTTTATTTGGAACCCGGCAGCTAGATGTGACTGAGCATCACCCTGGAATGATGGTAGCTATTGCTTTTGAATCTATTTTGAAACTGGTGGCCTTTTTGTTAGTGGGTGGGGTGGTTACTTACTCGATTTATGGTGGTATGAGTGAGGCATGGCAATTAGCCAAAACCCATCAAATGACGTCTGACTTATTTCAGCAAGCGATCAATCCGATGACCTTTACTAGCCATATGCTATTAGCCATGGTGGCTATTATTTGTTTGCCCAGACAGTTTCATGTGATGGTGGTTGAGCATACTTCTGGTCAGGACTTGAGTCGTGCACGTTGGCTGTTTCCTTTATATCTATGTCTATTTCCACTGTTTATTATCCCCTTGGCCTTAACGGGGGAAATGTATTTTGATGGCCAGGTATCCCCAGATACATTTTTAATTAGTTTACCAATGGCGCTTGGTTATGAACAGTTATCATTAATTGGGTTTATTGGCGGCTCTTCAGCAGCCATTAGCATGGTGATTATGGCAACGATTGCGTTAAGCACAATGGTAAGTAATGACTTGGTCAATCCATTGTTACTGCGTAATCGGGTAAATAACCAATACCACCCATTAGCCATGAACCGTTTATTATTAAATACCCGTCGTGTAGCAATTGTACTCATTCTATTTCTGGCTTTTGTTTTTCAAGTGTCGTTAGGTAAAGTCGAATCATTGGCATCCATTGGCTTGATTTCGTTAGCAGGGATAGGTCAGTTAGCACCAGCATTAATTGGCATTATTTATTGGCATAAAGCGAATAAAAAAGGTGTCATTATTGGCCTATCATTAGGCATGTTAACTTGGCTTTATACCTTAATTATCCCACTGTTTTTAGAACAAGGGGGTAGTGTAGAAACCAGTAAGTGGTTTGCTTTGGTTCAATACACTTGGCTGAACCCAAGCCAGTTTTTATTTTATTCCTCGCTAGATCCCTTGAATCATGGCATTTTAGTAAGCCTGGGTATGAATTTGGTTGGCTTTTTGGTTGGCTCTTTATTAACTGAATCGGTTGTAAGTGAACGAATACATCCACCGTTAAGTTTACTTGAACAAAATACCACTAAGTGGCTTCCGCCAAAAATGCAGACCAGTAAAATCAGTTCCAATGACTTATTGGCATTAGCGACACGATTTGTTGGGGAAGAAAAAGCTAATGCTAGCTTTCAATTTTTTGAAGCCATTAATCATGAGCAACTGAATCTCAACCAACCTGCCTCCCCAGAGCTGGTTGTCCATACTGAACGTTTACTGGCTAGCTATATTGGTTCAGCTACTGCACGCTTAATTCTGGATTTAGCCACTAAACGGCAGCATATTTATTTATCGGATGTGGCTATGATCGTTGATGAAGCATCCGCTGCTATCCATTTCAGTCGGGAAATGCTGCATGTTGCGATAGAAAATATCAGTCAAGGTATTACTGTTTTAGATAAAGACTTATGTTTAGTGGTTTGGAATAGTCGTTACTTGGAAATTTTTGATTACCCAGAAAGTTTTATTCATGTGGGCAAATCAATAGCGGAGGTGATTCGCTATAATGCGGCTAGAGGGTTATGTGGTCCAGTGATGGTTGAAGAATATGTGGCCAATCGACTTAATTACTTCAAGCAGGGGCTGCCCCATCGTATTGAGTTATGTTGGGATAATGGCACGGTAATCGAAGTGCAGATCAATCCGCTGTTTGGGGGAGGGTTTGTTTCTACTTATACAGATATTACCCCTTTCCGGCGTGCTGAGCAGGTGTTAAAAGAAACCAATGAGTCTCTGGAAATAAGAGTTCAGCAGCGTACCGAAGAGTTGTCCAAACTGAATCACGAATTAATGCAAGCCAAAGCTGAGGCAGAGCGAGCTAACCATAGTAAAACCCGATTTTTGGCTGCAGCCAGTCATGACCTGATGCAGCCTTTAAATGCTGCCCGGTTATTTGCAGCTATGCTAACCCAGCAATTAGTGGGCACAGAATATGAACAAACTGCAGACCATTTGGATAGTGCTTTAAAGAGTGCAGAAGGTATTTTATATGACTTATTGGATATTTCGAAGTTAGATGCCGGTGTCACAACAGCCAATAAAAATGTGTTCAGTTTAGCTGAGTTGTTTCAGGAGTTAACCATTGAGTTTTCAGCAATGGCGCAAGAAAAGCAAATTGATTTTGCAGTAGTCGTTTGTCATAGCTGTATTTATAGTGATAAACGGTTATTACGACGAGTGTTACAGAACTATCTAACCAATGCTTTTCGCTATTCCCGGGGGAGGGTGTTGCTAGGAGCTAGAAGGCAGGGAACGATGTTAAGTTTACAGGTATGGGATAATGGTGTGGGTATTCCAGATCACCAGCGCGAGATTATTTTTGAAGAGTTTAAGCAGCTCAACCCCCTTCAACATGAGCAAGCTGAAGGGCTAGGTTTAGGCTTAGCCATTGCCAAAAGAATTGCTACGGTATTGGAGCATAATCTGTCAGTAGACTCGTGGGTTAATAAAGGTACAGTGTTTTCGGTAGAAGTACCTGTACAGGCGCAGCAGTGTATCACTGCTCTGTCTCCCCAAGCATCACCTGCCAATAATTGGACTAACACATTAGCGGGTAAACAAGTTATTTGTGTTGATAATGATTTATTGATTTTAGAAGGAATGATGGGACTGTTGGAAAAATGGGGATTAAAGACTGTAGCCGCTCCTAATTGGCCTTTATTGCAAGAAGAGTTGGAAAATGAGCCTGATTTTACACCTGACTTGATTCTAGTGGATTACCATTTAGCTGATTCTACTAATGGACTGAAAGTGGTAGATAAGTTGTGGAAACAGTATCAACAAACTATACCAGCTATTTTGATTACAGCTGATAATGACGAAGGGGTAATCCAACGAACAAAAAGTGCAGGTATTGGTTATTTAGCTAAACCTATTAAGCCTGCTGCGTTACGTGCCTTAATGGCAAAGCAGATAATCGAGGCTGTAGAAATAAACTAA
- a CDS encoding universal stress protein has protein sequence MYKNILLPVDLNETELAQKAIDTAVFLAQSCNATLHVFTVIPGFNMPMVSSHFPPEVMREALTDLQVRLKKYAKQHLPEGVNYQTDVAEGKTYKKILKKITQSNIDLVVIATHNSKLNHFFLGSVTAKVVEHSNTNVLVIK, from the coding sequence ATGTATAAAAATATATTACTTCCTGTCGACTTAAACGAAACCGAGCTAGCCCAAAAAGCTATTGATACTGCCGTTTTCCTCGCCCAGTCATGCAATGCAACACTGCATGTATTTACAGTCATTCCCGGCTTCAATATGCCAATGGTATCTAGTCACTTCCCTCCGGAAGTAATGCGAGAGGCTCTAACTGACTTACAAGTTCGCTTGAAAAAATATGCAAAACAGCATCTACCAGAAGGAGTTAACTACCAAACCGATGTAGCAGAAGGAAAAACCTATAAAAAAATTCTTAAGAAAATTACCCAAAGCAATATTGACTTGGTTGTTATTGCCACTCATAACAGCAAGCTTAACCATTTTTTTCTCGGTTCAGTAACAGCTAAAGTAGTAGAACATAGCAACACCAATGTACTTGTTATAAAGTAA